Within the Enterococcus hirae ATCC 9790 genome, the region CTCAATATTCTGAATCGAAGAAATTTGAAAATGGTCGAACACGCTATGCGTTTCAGGCATTATCGAATAGAGAAGATACTTTGCGAGAACTTAATTTATATAAACGATCTTTACCAGATATCAAATTTGGTAGTGGGAGTGCAATTGCATATATTAACAATTAGAACGATGATTATTATAATCATTTCCAATGGTATTTTTGGTAGTAGTTACCTGAAATAAATATAATTTTAAATATATATTATATCCATGAAGAGAGTGGGACAATAGTCAGAAAAAATCTGATTATTGTCCCATTTTTTGATTTTAAGGTACACAAAAATCAAAAAAATTTGTATGATTATAAATCCGTTTTTTACTCATATTCCAACATCTTAATAAATGTTTTTTACGTTTTTTTGAAAGAAAGTACGTTACTTAATGAAATTTGGCACGATAAAGTCTATCAATGAATGTCTAGAGATAGGGATCTATTTTTTGTTGGTTTCGGCTTATTTCAAGGGGCTACTGCTTAAACAGCGCTTTAGAGTGAATGATAAGATTGAGGTTCCAAATAAATCTTTAAATAAAAATAACGATATTTTGAATCATCAACTCGATGAAGCCTTTTCATGTCTATGTTATAGGTTATTAAATGACAAAACTAGTTGTTTTTTGATAAAATCACATACGTTATAAATTGAAATCTGTCAGTTGTTTAGAAGGGAGAAGGGATCAATGAAACCATCTATTCGTCAATGGATAGCTTAGGATTTAATAATGGATCTTGAGGTAACTAACTCATATGTTGAAAATAATCACACCTTTTCATTATTCAAAAGATGAAAAAAATAATGAATGAGTGAGAGAATAGAAAAAATATTTTCTTGCTGATTAGGTATAGTGTATTTCATGTTAGTTAAGAAAAATAAGTATGTCATAAACATAACTAGCAAGCTCTTTTAATATGAAATGATAAAAATGAGAGTGATTCACCCAATGAATAATCACTGAGTCATTTCAAATAGAGTAACGTATGAAAGGAGAAATAAAAATTGTTATGAGATTCAATCGAAAAATCATTTTGTTTGTTCTGCTAATAGCTATTGCAAGCACTTATTCCTTTATCTTTTTTAATAATACAGAAAAGATCGCAACGACAGGAGATATTGCTTTTCATTTTTCCAGGATCAAAGGATTGGCTTCTGTATTTTCGGGTCCGATCAATTTTACTACATTCAATAGTTATGGTGGTGGGGTCAACTTTTTTTATCCTTATCTAACCCTGTTTCCAGCTGTAATCTTTTACTGGATTACCCATAATTTGATCTTAAGTTATATGTTATATGTTTGGGTACTGAATGTGTGTACAATCCTCATCACCTTCTATTACGGACGGAAATTTTTTAAACGTGTAGATGCGGCATTTTTATTTAGTTGTTTCTATACTTTTTACGGGTATCGAATGATCGATATTTACCAACGTTCAGCGATTTCAGAATCAATTGCTCTGACGATTATGCCAGTAGTCCTCTACTACACGTATAGACTTCTTTTTGAAAAGAAGAATTGTGTGATTCCTTTAGCTGTTAGTATGAGTTTGCTTATTTATACGCATGCTCTTTTTACGTTTATGAGCGTAATAGTTATTGGGCTTTTGTTTATCGGTTCACTTTTGGCTAAACGAAAAAAGAAAGAAAATGTTTTGGACTTGTTTGTTGGAATGACAAAAGCTGTCGGCTGGACGACTCTTTTAACAGCGTATGTTTGGTACCCAATGCTGCAGCAAGTCCTGCATCAAAGCATCAATCGTCCTTTCCGCACAAACCTTCAGGAGCGGGGAGTGAACATTTTTGAAAGTTTGTTTGGTGCGATGACTAATGATTTGACGACATTTACAATGGGAACGATTGGTGTCGTGTCATTAGTCCTCCCGCTTTTCTTTTTGAAAAGATTTGAACGAAGAGAAAGAGTCATTTATTTTTGTGCAGTAGCTACGTGGTTTTTATCGACGAATGTTTTTCCATGGTTTCTTTTACAAAATACACCTATCCAATTGATTCAATTTCCTTGGAGAATCTTAGGATTTCAAGTGCTTTTCGGATCATTGATCTTGGTGATGGTCTTTTTGAAATGCAGACCAGATCAGAAAAAAAGTATATGGTGGATTGGCGGAATCGTCCTCCTGCTTTTGACACTAACAGTAGTAACGAAAATAAATTATACGCAAAAGATCCAATCCTATAACGGTCGTCTGATTATGACAAAAAAAGAGATTAAGCATTACACGACTTCAGGGACAGGGGGACTTTATGATTATGCACCGTCTGATGCGCTGAAATACAAAAATCAGTTGAAAAAACATGAAGTAAAAGTTGGGAATGAATGGAAAAGTAGTTCTCATAAAGCGTATGATTCAAAAATCATTTATACAGTGGAAGATGCGCAAGGGCAAAAAATCACGTTACCTGTGTTTGATTATTGGGGAACCGTTGCGAAAGTAAATGGTCAAACGACTAGCATAGAAAATGATGACGGGTTAGTAGCGGTTAAAGGAAAAGAAGGAACGACTACGATTGAGGTTTCCTCTACCTATCCGCCAACGATGATTCTTGCATTACTAACAAGCGTTGGAACTTTTTTATTTATCTTTATTCGATATTTACTGAGAAGAAAAAATTTAGTAAATAGTAAAATGGTGCTCTGATGAAGGGATCTAAAGTGAATGGCAGTGCAGAACAAACGTGAAATTGAATAAAGAAAATTTATAGAGTTTTCTTTTATTTTGTGGATGAATAAGTTATCTATTAGAGACACCATTTTCAGCCATTTTTGAAATAGCAACCAATGATCGTATTCCTCAACGATACCGCTAGAAACAAGGCGGGCGTTGAGGATTTTTTTGTTAATTGTATCAGTCTATTTGTTTTAGCTGTTTCTCTTGTGCCTAATGGTTTAAGTTTTGTATATTTACAGCAATTACGGAGAATATCTGAACAAAGAGTTAGATGTATTTGATACTAGTCATAATTGATAAATGAGGGATTGCGTTTTTCCGTGTCTCTTTATAGTTGATCAGTATTTTCTATGGCAAACTACTCCTTAGAAATCTACATAAACCTTTTTTTGAGTATCTGATTCTGATTTCGTAACAGTTAAACCAATTTTCTAGTTTGCAGATGAGGGATTGGTTAGAAATAATTTTTCAAATTTTCGGCATAATCTCAAGTTTGGTTTGTTAGAATGAGTGAAACAATCAAGGAGGAGTTTTATTAATGAAAAAGGGGATATTGTTGGCTGTGGGGTTGTTGTTTGTACTAGCTGGTTGCGGAACGGATCAGGCAAAAGATGTTTCAAGTAAATCGACAGACACTATTGTTACAAAAACAAGTAAGACAGGTTCAACAACGACGAAAGAATCTGATAAGACTGAATCATCCAGCTCATCAGAAACAAAGGTAAAAACAGAGTCCACGGCGACGAGTACATCAGAGTCAACTCAAACTACAACGGCTGAGTCTGCGACACCAAGTAGTCAGCCAGTTGAAAAAAATAGTTGGGATGCGAGTAAGGCGACTGAATTAGCTACGTTTATGTCAACTTGGGGTCAGGAAATGGGACAACAGTATAGAAGCTACAATGATCATGTGAATGCTAATTATTATGGATTGCAAGTACCACAATACATTTTTGATGGGCAATGGTCTATGGTGATTGATCAAACACCGGTTACCGTAGAATGGTCAGAAAATGGCAGAGGACAAGCGGGATTTGAATTAGTGGCGATCTACTCTGATATCGATCATCCAAAACCGTCTGGAGCTCATTTGTATTTCTTTGGTTTCCAACAAAATCAACCTAAGGTAATGGTGACTCAGCAAAATCAAGGAAACCCAAACAATTATTTGTATTTCAAAGAGACTGAGAATAATGAATTGAAGAACGGTTTCGAGCGGATTGTGAATAGCTAGAAGAGACGTCCTTCCAAACTTAGAAAGAAAATTTCTTGGAAAAGAAGTTGTGAAAGCATTGGTTAGCTCCGATAATAAGAAGAAAAAATTTTTAGAAACAGCTTCTCGTGTTTTTGAAAAATTTAGGCTTATTTCAAGGAGCTGATGCTTGAACACCATTTATCTGTTTCCAGAGCAAAGAGTGATGTCTCAGTCTTTTTTTCTGTTTCTAAAAGGATAGTTTACTAAATAAAACAGAAAAATTTATGAAAAATTCCAAGAATTACGTTATACTTATTATGATTTTTTGAAAGGAGTTACTAATGAAAACAAAGAAAAAATTGCTCTTATTTGTTATATTAATACTTATTGCGGGTCTTTATTCTGTGAATTATTTTAGGCATGCACAAACGATTTCTACGACAGGAGATATCGCATTTCATCTTTCCAGAATTAAAGGATTATCCTCTATATTATCAGGACCAATCAATTTTACGACTTTTAATAGTTATGGCAGCGGTGTGAACTATTTTTACCCCTACTTGACCCTTTTTCCATCGGTAATTTTTTATTGGATTACCAATAATTTGATCGTAAGTTATATTTTATACGTATGGGTGTTGAATGTTTGTACCATCCTATTGATGTTTTATTATGGTCAAAAATTTTTAAAGCGAGTAGATGCTGCCTTTTTATTTAGCTGTCTGTATACATTTTATAGTTATCGAACGATTGATATTTACCATCGTTCAGCGATTGCAGAAGCGATTGCACTGACGATTATGCCTGTAGTTTTGTATTATGCTTACAAAATGATCTATGAGAAAGCAACGGCTGCGATCCCGTTAGCAATCAGTATGAGTTTGCTTGTTTATACGCATGTTCTCTCTACTTTCATGTGTGCGTTTTTCATTGGAATGATGATCATAGGCAAACTGATTGTGAATAAACTAAATAAGGAAGAAACCATTCGCTTGGTGTTGGAGATGTCAAAAGCTGTGGGAATGACGATTCTTTTAACGGCCTATTTTTGGTATCCTATGTTCAAGCAAACCATGTATCAATCCATCAATCAGCCAGGAAAAACAGATCTGCAAAATCAAGCGATCAATGTATCTGATAGTTTGATTGGGGCCATGAATAATGATTTGGCCTCCTTTACAATCGGGATTATCGGGATTGTTTCTTTGATTCTTCCGCTTGTGTATTTTAAAAAGCTAACGAGCAAGGAAAAAGTGATTTACCTGATTGCAGTAGCTACTTGGTTATTATCAACTAAGCTGGTCCCATGGGCACTATTGCAAAATACACCCGTTCGATTGCTTCAATTTCCTTGGCGGATATTAGGATTTCAGGTACTTTTTGGCTCATTAATTTTATCCATTGTTTTTAATAGGATGGTATTTGGACAGAAAAAAAGAATACTTGGTATTGCAGCGATTGTTTGTTTTATGTTTGTTGTTTCGGCAGCCACTAAAGCCAATTATAATCACAAAGTGCCAACACTAGGTGACCATTTAGAGGTGAATAAAGACACTCTAGGTAGTTACATCACTGTAGGTGTTGGAGGGGTCTTTGACTATGCACCACTAGAAGCCATGAAATATAAGGAGCATGTGCAAAAGCATGAAATAAGAGTAGACAATGAATGGCAAACAGCAGCATATAAAGCTTCTGATTCCAAAATAGTCTATACAGTCAAAGGTGCTAAAGATAAAAAAATCACGTTACCCGTGTTTGATTACTGGGGAACTACAGCAAAAGTGAATGGGCAAAATACCAAGATTGAAAACAATGAAGGATTAGCAACATTTGAAGGAAAAGCAGGAACAACGGTAATTGAAGTTTCTTCTAAGTATCCCTTTACAATGATTCTTGCTTTTATTGTCAGTCTAGGAAGCTATCTTTTTGTTTTTATTCGTTTCTTGATCGGCAAATGTTTCGTTTCGAAAAAAATTGCGTAACATAAATATTCGTACTAGGAAAAAAACTGAAAGATTCGTTAACATCTAGTGAGATCACTAGGTGTTTTTTTATTCTTATTTAGTTCATGATGAATTTCATCAATGATTATTGGATAAGGCAATCTTTCAGATTCGACAGAGATCCTACGCTTATAAGCATTCTTTTTCACCCAGTCAATAGTTAATACAGAATTTGAATAGATCATTATCTAGCAGTCTTGCTTTTAATGCATTGATTAACACTTAACAAGCAGAACCCCAGATTCAACATTCATTTGTTCGTTTATTAATTTTTTTTCATAACTAAGTTATTGCTAGTCAATTTATTGTAAAGTAACGTATGAAATAAATGGACTGATAACGTAGCTTCTGAAATTGCTGTTTGAGCTAGTAGTGTAGCAATGAGGGATTTCAGCGTTAGATTGTTGCTAACAGAAGATGAATGGGGTGGGGGAACATGAAGAAACATTATTTGGCTTGTTTGTTGTGTCTGTTCTTTTTATTTGCTTTGCCAGTACAGGGCTTTGCAGTAGCGGGTGGACATGGAGGTGGCTCAACGAGAAGCGGTGGATCTGGCGGAAGTTTTGGTGGTAGTTCGGTCGGACATCATTTTTATGACGATCGGCCAATTATCGGAAGATCACGAGGGTATTATCGATCAAGTTCATACGGTGACGTAGAGGACTATGTATTAATGGGGGCGTCTGTTGGTGGTTTTGCGGCGTTTGCTTTATTTAAAAGGAAGAAAGAACAGCACAGTGTGACCAGAGAGCTATTTTCTCGTATGCCTGGGAAAAAGAAAGCGAAGAAAAGATTGCTTTCAGAGATCGAAACCAGCTTCTTTGCGATTCAAAACGCTTGGGAACATGAAAAAATGGAAAAAGCCTCGCGCTATTATACGAAAAAATTATTTTTGGAGCATCAACAAGTCTTACAAAAGAATCAAGCAGAAGGTATTAAAAATCATACTAAAAAAATCGTACTGCAACAGTTGGGGAACTATCGTCAAATAGAGGAAGACAGTTTCTCGATCTGAATTGATTTTAGTTGCTATGATTATACGATTGATCGAAAAAATAACCTGCTCTTATCAGGGTACAAGCATCAGCGACAATATTTTTCTCAGATCTGGTATTTCAATTATTCAGACAAAGAACAAAAATGGCAGGTAGATTATATTCAACCGATTTCATTGGGGTAAGGTAACGGTAGGAATGATTAGTGGATACTGAGTTTATTGATAACAAAGCATAAATCAAAAAATGGCATAGAGGGGGGAGCCGTGATCAGAATGAATCTGGTCGGCTCTCTTTTTTTGTGGGAATGTTTTTCTTTTTTAGTGAAGTACGGGGATATTCACAGGAATGTTAGCCAGCTGATGATATGAGCCTAACTATCAGGATTCGTTTTTCAACAGAACTGGTGGAGTAACTAAGAGGAGTATACCCTATAATAGCTAAAAGAGAACCTCACGTTAATTAATTTCCGCTACCTAGGAAAAAAGTAAGTTTGAAAGCGCATACCTCGGTAGCTAAACTAAACGTGTAAGAAAAAAAGGGGAGATGGTAAAGATGGCAAAAAATATTTTGTTGATTTGTGGTTCGGGTGCTTCTAGTGGATTTATGGCGGCTGCTATTCGAAAAGCAGCGAAAAAAAGAGGGGAAGAAGTAACTGTGAAAGCGGCTAGTGAGTCGCAATTGGATGAACGGATCAATGAGATCAATTATCTGTTGATTGGTCCGCATTTGTCTTATATGTTGGCAGATCTCAAAGCACAAATTGAAGGAAAGAACGTGAAAGTAGCAGTCATTCCACAAGCAACCTATGGCACTTTAAATGGAGATAAGGCACTAGATCTGATTTTAAGTATGGAGGGCTAACGAATGATGAATAAAATTATGGACTTCATGACGAACAAATTTGCGCCAAAAGTAAATAAAATTGTCAAGAATCCTTGGGTCTCGGCGATCCAAGATTCGATCATGGCGGCTTTACCGTTAGTTTTTGTTGGTTCTTTAGTTACAGTGGTTTCTCTGCTAAAAAATATTTTTGCAGGTTTACCTGATTTTTCAATGATTAGTAATTTTTCTTTTGGGATGTTTGGTTTGATTGTTTCTTTTTTGATTCCTTATTATCTCATGGAAAAAAAGGGAAACAGCGGTCAAAAGCTGATTTCAGGTGCTACCGGATTAGTGTTATTCATGATGTTACTATTTCCCACAGTATCTGCTGAAGGAAATGCTACGTTTATTCTTTCTCGGTTTGGCGCTACAGGCATGTTTCTTGCGATTATTTCTGGTCTTTTTGTTGCCTGTGTGATGAATTTTGCTGCTAAAAGATCATTTTTCGATGAAGATACACCGATCCCTGATTTCGTGGTGGGGTGGTTTAATAGTTTATTGCCGATTACGTTTATCTTGATCGTTGGTTGGTTTATCACGGTACAAATGAATGTTGATTTCTTTGAAGTGGTCGTTTGGGCATTCAGTCCATTGGCAAAAATCGTGCAATCTTACCCAGGTTTTGTCTTATCCGTTTTTATCCCAGTCTTTTTATATACGTTCGGTATTTCAGGTTGGGTGATGATGCCGGCTATCTATCCTGTATATATGGCTGGATTAGCTGCTAATGCTGAGGCTGTTGCAAATGGTGGACAAGCAATGAACATTGCTACTCAAGAAACTTGTTATGCTTTTTCATCAATGGGTGGTGTGGGGACTACCTTGGCCTTGTCTGTGATGATGTTGCTGCTAAGTAAATCAGCACAATTAAAAGCGATTGGTAAAGCGGTCTTTATTCCTTCGATCTTTAATATTAATGAACCGTTGGTTTTTGGGGCACCGATTGCTTTTAATCCTTACTTGATGATTCCTATGTGGATCAACGCACTGATCGTACCAACGATTTCTTATGTTGTGATGAATATGGGCTTCGTGAATATTCCTAGTCAATCATTCTTGTTGTGGTACATGCCATATCCATTTACATCTTATTTAGCCACTCAAGATTTCCGTGCGGTCATCGTCTGTCTGTTGATCTTTGTTATCACATGGTTTATCTTCTTACCATTTTTTAAAGCATATGATAGTTCATTATTAAAACAAGAAAAAATTGCTGAAGAACAAGAAGCGGCGCAAGCAAAAGCAATGCAAGCTTCAACGGCTCAATAATTGGAGGTAGTAGTATGTCACAACAGTTTGTGGAAGAAACAGATAGCCTAAACGAATTATCGATGAATATTTTGATCCATGCAGGTAATGCTCGTGAATTACTGGTAAAAGGTCTGAATGCACTGGAGGAAATGGCGTTCGATGAAGCAGAAGAATTGATTCAATCGGCACATAAAGAAGTGGTGATTGCTCACGGCTTGCAAACAGATACGTTACAAATGGAAGCTTCAGGAGAGCAGATCCGCTATTCTACGTTGTTCTGTCATGCGCAAGATACGTTGATGACAGCACAAAGTGAGATATTGATTGGTGAACATATGGTTCGGTTATTTCGGAACTTTTCAAAAAAATTAACTAAATAGGAGGTATTTCATGTTTAAAGAATACAAAATGCCAAAAGATTTTCTTTGGGGAGGGGCGATTGCTGCCAACCAAGCAGAAGGGGCTTATCAAGTTGATGGTAAGGGCATCAGCCTCGCTGATTTACATGTTTTCCATGCGGATAAAACAAATGCAGAAATTGCGGAAGAGCAACATAAAGGAATGTCTTTGGCTCAGTTGAAGGCGAATATGACAGATGAACAAGGCTATTATCCTAAACGCCATGGGATCGATTTTTATCATACCTATCCTGAAGATTTAGCGCTATTAGCAGAGATGGGCTTTAAAACGTTTCGGACGTCGATTGATTGGTCGAGGATTTTTCCTACGGGCGATGAAACGGAACCGAATGAAGCGGGTTTGGCTTATTATGATGCGTTGATTGATAAGATCCGTGAGTTAGGGATGGAGCCGATTATTACGATGCTTCATTATGAAACACCGGTAGACATTACTTTAAACTACGGGGGTTGGCATAATCGGAAAGTGATCGATCTATTTGTAAAATATGGAAAAACAATTTTAGATCGTTACAAAGATAAAGTGAAGTATTGGATCGTCATCAATCAGATCAACTTGATCCAATTTGAACCATTCAATTCAACTGCTATTCCTTATGATACGGTGGATCATTACGAAGAAGCTAGCTATCAAGCGATCCATAATCAGTTCGTTGCCAGTGCTAAAATCTATGAATATGGGAAAAAGCTCAACCCTGAAATGCAAATTGGAACGATGGTTGCAGATTGCACCGCCTATCCATTTTCTTGCGATCCAGATGATATCATTTTGGCTTTACGTCGTAATCGGATGGAGTATTTCTATACAGATGTGCAATTTCGAGGGGAATATCCTCAGTATGCGTTGAATTATTTTGCTGAAAATAATATCCATCTCGAGATCACTGAAGAAGACAAAGCCATTTTACAAGCGAATACGATGGATTATCTGGCTATTTCTTATTATTATTCGCAAATGGTCGACTCCAAGAAAAACGATATGAACCCTGCATCGGTGACACCTAACCCGAACTTGAAAGCTAATCCATGGGGGTGGGCAGTGGATCCTAAAGGGTTGTATCATTCACTGTCGCAATATTGGGATCGTTATGGTAAAGCGATTATTATTGCAGAAAATGGCTTTGGAATGTACGACCAGTTGGAAAACGGCAAGATTCATGATGATTATCGGATCGATTATCTGGCTAGTCACATTGAAGAAATGAAACGTGCGATGTATGATGGAGTCAATGTGATTGCTTATTGTGCATGGG harbors:
- a CDS encoding PTS sugar transporter subunit IIB, which codes for MVKMAKNILLICGSGASSGFMAAAIRKAAKKRGEEVTVKAASESQLDERINEINYLLIGPHLSYMLADLKAQIEGKNVKVAVIPQATYGTLNGDKALDLILSMEG
- a CDS encoding glycoside hydrolase family 1 protein — its product is MFKEYKMPKDFLWGGAIAANQAEGAYQVDGKGISLADLHVFHADKTNAEIAEEQHKGMSLAQLKANMTDEQGYYPKRHGIDFYHTYPEDLALLAEMGFKTFRTSIDWSRIFPTGDETEPNEAGLAYYDALIDKIRELGMEPIITMLHYETPVDITLNYGGWHNRKVIDLFVKYGKTILDRYKDKVKYWIVINQINLIQFEPFNSTAIPYDTVDHYEEASYQAIHNQFVASAKIYEYGKKLNPEMQIGTMVADCTAYPFSCDPDDIILALRRNRMEYFYTDVQFRGEYPQYALNYFAENNIHLEITEEDKAILQANTMDYLAISYYYSQMVDSKKNDMNPASVTPNPNLKANPWGWAVDPKGLYHSLSQYWDRYGKAIIIAENGFGMYDQLENGKIHDDYRIDYLASHIEEMKRAMYDGVNVIAYCAWGPIDIISCSSAQMEKRYGFIYVDLDNEGKGSGDRIKKDSFYWYKNVIESNGENL
- a CDS encoding DUF4767 domain-containing protein, encoding MKKGILLAVGLLFVLAGCGTDQAKDVSSKSTDTIVTKTSKTGSTTTKESDKTESSSSSETKVKTESTATSTSESTQTTTAESATPSSQPVEKNSWDASKATELATFMSTWGQEMGQQYRSYNDHVNANYYGLQVPQYIFDGQWSMVIDQTPVTVEWSENGRGQAGFELVAIYSDIDHPKPSGAHLYFFGFQQNQPKVMVTQQNQGNPNNYLYFKETENNELKNGFERIVNS
- a CDS encoding membrane protein, which gives rise to MRFNRKIILFVLLIAIASTYSFIFFNNTEKIATTGDIAFHFSRIKGLASVFSGPINFTTFNSYGGGVNFFYPYLTLFPAVIFYWITHNLILSYMLYVWVLNVCTILITFYYGRKFFKRVDAAFLFSCFYTFYGYRMIDIYQRSAISESIALTIMPVVLYYTYRLLFEKKNCVIPLAVSMSLLIYTHALFTFMSVIVIGLLFIGSLLAKRKKKENVLDLFVGMTKAVGWTTLLTAYVWYPMLQQVLHQSINRPFRTNLQERGVNIFESLFGAMTNDLTTFTMGTIGVVSLVLPLFFLKRFERRERVIYFCAVATWFLSTNVFPWFLLQNTPIQLIQFPWRILGFQVLFGSLILVMVFLKCRPDQKKSIWWIGGIVLLLLTLTVVTKINYTQKIQSYNGRLIMTKKEIKHYTTSGTGGLYDYAPSDALKYKNQLKKHEVKVGNEWKSSSHKAYDSKIIYTVEDAQGQKITLPVFDYWGTVAKVNGQTTSIENDDGLVAVKGKEGTTTIEVSSTYPPTMILALLTSVGTFLFIFIRYLLRRKNLVNSKMVL
- a CDS encoding PTS lactose/cellobiose transporter subunit IIA, whose protein sequence is MSQQFVEETDSLNELSMNILIHAGNARELLVKGLNALEEMAFDEAEELIQSAHKEVVIAHGLQTDTLQMEASGEQIRYSTLFCHAQDTLMTAQSEILIGEHMVRLFRNFSKKLTK
- a CDS encoding membrane protein; the protein is MKTKKKLLLFVILILIAGLYSVNYFRHAQTISTTGDIAFHLSRIKGLSSILSGPINFTTFNSYGSGVNYFYPYLTLFPSVIFYWITNNLIVSYILYVWVLNVCTILLMFYYGQKFLKRVDAAFLFSCLYTFYSYRTIDIYHRSAIAEAIALTIMPVVLYYAYKMIYEKATAAIPLAISMSLLVYTHVLSTFMCAFFIGMMIIGKLIVNKLNKEETIRLVLEMSKAVGMTILLTAYFWYPMFKQTMYQSINQPGKTDLQNQAINVSDSLIGAMNNDLASFTIGIIGIVSLILPLVYFKKLTSKEKVIYLIAVATWLLSTKLVPWALLQNTPVRLLQFPWRILGFQVLFGSLILSIVFNRMVFGQKKRILGIAAIVCFMFVVSAATKANYNHKVPTLGDHLEVNKDTLGSYITVGVGGVFDYAPLEAMKYKEHVQKHEIRVDNEWQTAAYKASDSKIVYTVKGAKDKKITLPVFDYWGTTAKVNGQNTKIENNEGLATFEGKAGTTVIEVSSKYPFTMILAFIVSLGSYLFVFIRFLIGKCFVSKKIA
- a CDS encoding PTS sugar transporter subunit IIC, with the protein product MNKIMDFMTNKFAPKVNKIVKNPWVSAIQDSIMAALPLVFVGSLVTVVSLLKNIFAGLPDFSMISNFSFGMFGLIVSFLIPYYLMEKKGNSGQKLISGATGLVLFMMLLFPTVSAEGNATFILSRFGATGMFLAIISGLFVACVMNFAAKRSFFDEDTPIPDFVVGWFNSLLPITFILIVGWFITVQMNVDFFEVVVWAFSPLAKIVQSYPGFVLSVFIPVFLYTFGISGWVMMPAIYPVYMAGLAANAEAVANGGQAMNIATQETCYAFSSMGGVGTTLALSVMMLLLSKSAQLKAIGKAVFIPSIFNINEPLVFGAPIAFNPYLMIPMWINALIVPTISYVVMNMGFVNIPSQSFLLWYMPYPFTSYLATQDFRAVIVCLLIFVITWFIFLPFFKAYDSSLLKQEKIAEEQEAAQAKAMQASTAQ